CCGACAGCATGGCCTGCCTCTGACAACttcctgctgtgcagagaccaggATCACATGGCAGCTGTTTGTTCCTTCTCCCCTCCCAAGACTCCAGACAGCAAAGCAcgggggaaggggagagtgctCAGCTGAATGGGACACCTCAGCTAACATGGGGAGATGTAGTGCAGCCTTCACTGGCTGCAACAGGAAGCTGGAGAATCCGATGTCTCTGTgaccctggcctgcatgcatgcgaGTAcatgctcctgagtcctgacatcCCCTCTCCCACAGCATTacatgtcccatttgtccacttccTCTCtctagaggtaccactgcccccagcaagcccttcTCCCTTCAATAGAGGTACCACATATCCCagcaagtcccccccccctttatacaaGTACTACTGCTGCCAACATGCCTCTctccctccatagaggcaccacagctcccagtatgTTTCCCCCTTCCatggacacaccacagatcccagcatgcccctcttgCTCCATATAGTATTGTTTTCCCTCAGTGCCCCAGAGCCAGCTGCTCTTCCCCAAAGTGAATAGTGAGCCCCCCACAGCTCCTGAGTTTTCACAGCGGTGCACACAGACATCTGTCTGGCTGGTGCTCTCCTCTGCATGCTTTGTGACCACTTGAATATGTACCTTCTGTCAGGTCACGAGGATGAAGCACACAGAGGAGCAAGCCAGGTGAGTGCGTTCCACTGAAAATGTTCTGTAGGGGCCCTGAGGGACCACTATTCAAACTGGAGTAGGCCTGGGGGCCCAGCACATCCTGAGGCCCTGGGAGACAACCCAATACTATGTGGGAAGTGTTGGGCCTCGATGGAAGAggtacatgctgggagctgtggtgcctctatggagggaagaagcatgctgggagctgtggtgcctctagaaGGGAGGTAGGGcttgctggaagctgtggtgcctctatggagggaagGAGCATGCTGGGAACTGTGGTACTTCTATAAGGGAGGTAGgtcttgctgggagctgtggtgcctctatggacggGGAGGATAGTCCAGGGGGTTACTGTATCTTCATATACCCCACCTTTCCAGTGCTGCGTTCCTTTCTGGTTGAATAGGTTTTTCAATGAGCAAGCGAGCATGGGCGAGTGtacctgtactgggcatgtgcaagtaaggtctgcacatgcccagtaaaatgaaGTGCAAGTGCACagggtaaaaaacaaacaaaaaaaccttgcACAAGTGCCttggttctactgggcatgcgcagaccATACTTGCGCATGCCCGGTGCGGTCACTCTCGCCCACGCCTGTGCTTGCACAATGAAGAAACCTATTTGAGCAGAGAGGCCCAGTGCTAGAATGGTGGGATGTAAGAAGTTGTCTGTAGTATTTTCAGGCTctgttttctggggggggggggggggggggtggcatgctGTTGAAATTTGTGTATTGGTATGTGTATGAGGCGAGGGGGGCTGGTGACagatggcctagggcggtaaaaagtataaatccggccctgccaaagACTATGTACTtagaaaataaaatgtataaatctgGCCAGTAAGTTATATTGTTACATTTCATAAGCACTTATAGGGCAGAATTTTCACCCAGTAACCCTTTCTATTATACACACATAGCGCtgcatggaggggctcagtgaaggtggcagtgaaggtgtgtAAGTGTCTGATTGGGTCACACAGCTCATAAAAGGACAGCTGCCCGGCCTTATAATCCAGGCAGACTCGGACTCTGTTACTGGCGACACTGTGAGGAATCTGGATCACTTTACTGTCATGGATCACTGAATACTGATTATTGCTTCTCCACAAACACCAGGACTTGTTGTTATAGCCAAAATGCGACAGATCACCTTTCCTCTCTATACTGGGATAACACATTCCAATCTCCCAGTACCCTGTTTCATTGCTCTCAGCTTCCCAGTAATGCTgccctgaggagaaactctgACTGCTGATTACATGGTTATAACTGTGAAATCTCTCTGGTCTTGCTGGGCGGTCCTGCTTTACTGATACATAAGATGCAGTTTTCCTGTCATCGGATATATTTAAATAATCATtagctgtgtttacatccagtGATATGTCTGTCATTATGTATTTACTATAAATCCCTCCATTTACCTCAGTTATTATGCCAGACAATGTATGTAATGTCTGTGAGATCAGAGCCACATCCAGACCCCCTGCACCCTGGTGACATTTAtcatgtccctctgtgtccccattACCCCCCTCCTcagtgtcacacaagtcacctgtgtctggCTCCTGTAGGACAGTCAGTGGGTCAGACATGTTACTCAGCTTCTCAATGTGACCCATTTTCCCAGACagcttctctttttttatttcaaGTTGTTTGATGGAAAGAGAAATAGAAAGTGACATCTGCTCCTCCTGCCTGGAGACCTCAGCCAGGACTTTCTCCTCCAGGTCTTCCAGCTGTTTCCTCAGGTCTCTGATCAGGACAGTCACTCTAGCTTTCACCTCAGCTGATTTTCCATGTGTGCTTCTCATGTGTTCCTGCAGCTTCTGGACTGTTTTCTCAGCCTTCTCTCTCTCTGTAGTCAGATTCAGCAGATCATTTCTCagcatctttttcttcttttcagaGGCCTCCTCCAGCTTCTCCACCTTGTGTCCCTGATGTTCCCCATCCACTCTGCAgtacacacagatacaggcattGTCCGcagtgcagtaatactccaggatCTTCTTATGCACAAAGCATTTCCTGTTTCCCAGGGAAGTGGCGGCATCAGTGATGATGTGCTCTGGTGACTTGCTGTGGACTCGCAGGTGTTTATCACACAAAGAAGCCTcacacaatacacaacacttAAAAGCAGGAACAGAGCAATCCACACAATAGGTACAGAAGACTCCACTCTCCTCCTGATGTGGCTGAGCAGGCTGGAAACTCTCCACAATGTTACTCAGACTTATGTTCCTGACCAGGACAGGGCGCTCCACACACTCTGCTCTGCATTCTGGGCAGGAATAACATCCAGCCCCCTCCTGTGAGTCCAGCACACAATCAATACAGCCCCGGCAGAAGTTGTGTCCACATCTCAGTATTACAGGATCTGTATAAGTGTTCAGGCAGATGGAACAGTCCAGCAGCTCCTTCCTCACATCAGCAGAGGCCATGGCTGAGAGTGGAAGAGAGAAATGAAAGTAACTGACaatcaggaaacagcaggatgtgactcacaatggctatcattcataaaggagctgtcggtacggggaatcagtgtgggaaaacaccgctgtctgtgttttagacttctgggtgggcattcataaaaaaaacatccaggtgcggtggcagtgcggagattccccgaactaggcaggtggtaggctggcggtaggcaggcggagacacaggaagctgccgagttgatacatttctccgtgttccgctctgctgcagctgcctgggaggtctgtgtgtctccattcacttacattggtatcgccacatcagaggaagcggtacttcccgacctctcaCCGCTTGCAGTGATCTTtacgaatgaacattttgctacatttgttcggataatcaccacacaaggcggtgatttatcactctgctcggtagtgtcatttttttatgcggaaagaggctttatgaatgctgactttgctaactggtcggtaaagtcagctgtttttagcatttccgcatgcggaaatgctttatgaatgatagccattgaggGTGGAGCTGAGTCAGTGTATTGCTCAATCTGTAGAGATACTACTGGGACAAAGCTGGCCATGCATAGTGATGGGCCAAATATCAAATCTTGGGTTCGCAAATTTCGATTGCAAATCTCCACAAAAATTTGCGAATCTGCGAATCGCTATAGAAttcaatgggcaggagaattttaaaaactacaaagactgtttctggcatcaaaagtgatggaaaagttgtgtcaaggggcctaacacctggactgtggcgtgcctgagggggatccatggcaaaagcccCACCAAAAATTGCAGAGTTGGCacagagtcatgttttaatcgCTAAAGTGTAGAAATCACATGACATTCCTAAAATGGTGgaataacgtgctttaaaacatccagcgtgtgcagccccgtttctaggggcgtgcCTTCCCCCTGCgcgctggtgggaggggggggggtgctgcagaCACACTGagactgactcccccccccccccttcctctccccctcttTGCAGAGTTAGCACATGGAGGGGAATCATGTGTTAAAAGAAGCATGTATtaataactcacctccctgcttgtTCCACTCACCGCCGCTCACTTGCCTCTGATCTGTCTGCATAGCCGAGTACACATGTTCTACTTCCTGTTATGCAGACGGAGATCAAAGGCAAGTGAGCGGCGGCATTTGGAacaagcagggaggtgagttattaATACATGCTTCCcttccctgcgctaactctgcaaagagggggagcatggaggggaaccccggggagaggaagggggggggaggaggaagtctGGCTCCCCTCCAGTGGCTGAGTCTCAGTGTGgccgcagctcccccctccatcaccaaTGGGGGggctcacctacctatctaacctatattgggggtacctacctatttaacctattctgggacacctatctaacctatacttggtacCTACCTgtataacctatattgcaggcacctaccttacctgtactggaggtaccgatctaacctatattacgggcacctatctatctaacctatactggggggcacctacctatctaacctatattgcgggcacctacctatctaacctatgctggcggcacctatctaacctatacgggttgagggagcacctacctatagaacatatactgggggcacctagctatctaacctatactgcgggcacctacctagctaatctatgctggggcacccggagcagtgcttttcagctctGCTAGATCTGGGCGCAgccagtgccgccatagactataaagggaatcagtctatagcggcgctcagtaagCAACATCGGCGCCGTCAGAGGACGGAGCCGtggttgcttaaaaaaacacaataattcggcctccagcaatcgctggaagccgaattatttcattccccactatccatggcggcctggagggggaatagtaattaatacggcccggacttgtgcagaagcaggatcagccatataacagctgtgtcctgcgcccaagtctaccggcgccgatattAAATGTActctggggcacctatctaacctataatggtggcacccatctaacctatactggggggcacctacctatcaaacctttactggggggcacctacctaacctatactggggtctccTACCTATCAAGCCTATACTGGttcccctatctaacctatactggggggtgcctacctatctaacctatactattggcaactatgctggctacctatattggaggcacctacctagctaacctacactaggggcacctacctatctaacctatactgggggaaattatactggctacctatactacgtgCACCTATACCCGACTCCACAGGAA
This DNA window, taken from Hyperolius riggenbachi isolate aHypRig1 chromosome 3, aHypRig1.pri, whole genome shotgun sequence, encodes the following:
- the LOC137564318 gene encoding E3 ubiquitin/ISG15 ligase TRIM25-like, giving the protein MASADVRKELLDCSICLNTYTDPVILRCGHNFCRGCIDCVLDSQEGAGCYSCPECRAECVERPVLVRNISLSNIVESFQPAQPHQEESGVFCTYCVDCSVPAFKCCVLCEASLCDKHLRVHSKSPEHIITDAATSLGNRKCFVHKKILEYYCTADNACICVYCRVDGEHQGHKVEKLEEASEKKKKMLRNDLLNLTTEREKAEKTVQKLQEHMRSTHGKSAEVKARVTVLIRDLRKQLEDLEEKVLAEVSRQEEQMSLSISLSIKQLEIKKEKLSGKMGHIEKLSNMSDPLTVLQEPDTGDLCDTEEGGNGDTEGHDKCHQGAGGLDVALISQTLHTLSGIITEVNGGIYSKYIMTDISLDVNTANDYLNISDDRKTASYVSVKQDRPARPERFHSYNHVISSQSFSSGQHYWEAESNETGYWEIGMCYPSIERKGDLSHFGYNNKSWCLWRSNNQYSVIHDSKVIQIPHSVASNRVRVCLDYKAGQLSFYELCDPIRHLHTFTATFTEPLHAALCVYNRKGYWVKILPYKCL